In the genome of Lysobacter sp. BMK333-48F3, the window GGGAACAGGGCGGTGGCCTGCAACCCGGGCCAGTCGCCATGGCCGTTGCGGATCGCCGCATCGAAGCGGCCGCCGGCCAGGTCTTCGGCCTCGACCGACAGGTCCAGCTCCAGTTGCAGTTCCGGATGGCGTTGGCGGAACCGGCCGAGCCGCGGCATCAGCCAACTCGTGCCCAGCGTCGGCAGGGTGGTCAGCGACAGATGCGCGCGGTCGGCGTCGGCGGCGCGGACGAAGCTGGCGCGCAAGGCGGCGAAGGCGCCGATCGCCTCGCGCGCGACGATTTCGCCGGGCACGGTCAGGCTGACCCGGTTGGCGCTGCGCACGAACAAGGGCATGCCCAGCTGCGTCTCCAACCGGCGCACGTGGTAACTGACCGATGCGGCGGTGGTGTCCAACTCGTCGGCCGCCTTGGCGAAGCTGCCCAGCCGCGCCGCGGCCTCGAAGGCGCGGATCGCGGACAGGGACGGGAAGCGGCCGGTGCCGAGCATAAGTGTGGCTTAGCCTGCGCAGCGGAAATTGCGTTGTCAACGCGGCGCCGCGCTGCCGATGATCGATGCATTCCCCGCCAGGACCCACGCCATGCCCTTTCTGCGCACCCGCCGCACCTTGCTGGCCGCGCTCGCCAGCGCAGGCGCTGCCGCCGCCACCGGCCTGCCGCTGTTCGCCCGCACCGCCCACCCGGCGCGACCGGCCCGTGGCGGCGACCCGGCACAGGACTGGGCCTGGCTGACCGGCAACTGGGACGTGCGCCATCGCCGGCTCAAGGAGCGATTGACCGGCAGCCAGGACTGGGAGGAATTCGCCGGCACCAGCACGTTCCGGCCGATGCTGGACGGCCTGGCCAATATGGACGACAACATCGTCGGCCTGCCGTCCGGCAGCTACCGCGGCCTGACGCTGCGCGCCTTCGATCGCGCCAGCGGGCAGTGGTCGATCTGGTGGCTGGACGCGCGCCGTCCCGACCGCATCGACCCGCCGGTGCGCGGCGCATTCGATGGCGACGTCGGCACCTTCGTCGGCCGCGACACCCTGCGCGGCCGTCCGATCCTGATGCGCTTCCGCTGGCGCGACCTGCATGGCGCGCGGCCGTGGTGGGAACAGGCCTTCTCGCCGGACGATGGCGCCAATTGGGAGGTCAATTGGCGCAACTGGTTCACCCGCACCGCGGCCGAGCCCACCCCGCTGCCCAAGCTCGCCGGCGCGCCGAAGGATTTCGATTTCCTGATCGGGCGCTGGAAAGTCGCCCATCGCCGCTTGCGCCGGCGCCTGGCCGGCAGCGACGACTGGGACGAATTCGGCGGCCGCTTCGAGAACCTGCCGGTGCTCGGCGGCTACGGCAACATCGGCGACAACCTGATGGAGTTCCCTACCGGCACCGTGCGCGGCATCGGCCT includes:
- a CDS encoding LysR substrate-binding domain-containing protein is translated as MLGTGRFPSLSAIRAFEAAARLGSFAKAADELDTTAASVSYHVRRLETQLGMPLFVRSANRVSLTVPGEIVAREAIGAFAALRASFVRAADADRAHLSLTTLPTLGTSWLMPRLGRFRQRHPELQLELDLSVEAEDLAGGRFDAAIRNGHGDWPGLQATALFPSVFVPLCAPALADAARGLTDPAQALDLPLIGRRDWWALWFAAVGCERNLPAGSFAMQLPAEYLDISAAVAGQGIAIGSPILFRHEIDAGRLVPAHERAAGDGRAFWFVSPSARQHQPKIARFREWVAEEAASARGAAQSYLRGLAS